DNA from Methanorbis furvi:
TCGCGCGATGCAGGAGACCATTGCATTTATGCATGCAACCGGCACAACCGGTTTTGCCGAGTTTCGGGAGGGGGGACCGCACGGCGTGGATCTTTTTTCCCGTGCCGGACGCCCGGGAATTTCAGCAGTGGTGTTCGGCAGAGACGGGGGCGAGTTCATCGCTGACGGTCTTGGGCTGAGCAGTGCAAAAAATCGCGAGTCTGATCTCGCTGCTGTTGAGAGGGCACGTGCCGCAGGAAAAAAAATCGCGATTCATGCAGGAGAGGTGGGAGCCGGAGATATTGATGATGCATTTGCTCTGGAGCCTGATCTTATTATCCATGCAACGTATTTTGAGGACCGGCATATCAGGCAGGCTGCGGATGAAAATATTCCGCTGGTTGTGTGCCCGAGGTCCAACTGGATACTTGGCGGGACCGGTGACGCATCAAGACCGCCGGTGCGAAAAATGCTGGACGCAGGATGCACGCTCTGGCTTGGAACCGATAATGTGATGTTTGTCTCTCCTGATATGTTTGCCGAGTGCGCATTTCTGACTACTGTTTACAAAACAACTCCAGAAGAGACGCTTCGTATGGCAACCGGTGGGGCGGCACTTTTCGGACGTTCCGGTATTCTTGCGGTCGGGGAGCCGGCTGATCTCATCTGTCTGGACCCTGGGTATGCAGATAAGTGGACACAGTGCCCGGGCCTCTCTCTTTTCTCCCGTCTTGGAAGCAGGGCGGTGCGGTTTGTATCTGAGTAGCCCACGGAAAAACGAACATCACGATATTTGATATGATACCACAAAAAGAATGAGTAAGTTTCGTCTTGGAAATTTTTCAAAAAAAAAATTGTTGCAGAAATATTTTCAGAGTGTCGCTGAAATAGAAAACACGAATTACACGAATCGCATACCTTCGACATGCTTGGCTCGTCTACCGGCTCACCCACGACATAATTTTGAACTTCTTCCCATCTCCCCCCTCACTAATCGCTCGTCAGGGTATAGGAGCTAATAAGATACAACGAAAAACTGTATTTGATCGACGAGCAATTAACGAGGAAAAAGTATCTTATACATTTCAAATACTGGCCAGTAGGCGAGCACATCAGGCCATGAAATGGCATGTGATTCGTGTAATTCGTGTTTTTTCTCATCATCCAATTGATTCTTCCAAATAACTGCGGGAGCAGATGTTGTCATATGAAAATGTTTCATCACGCTATTTCAGGGAGAAAA
Protein-coding regions in this window:
- a CDS encoding amidohydrolase family protein, whose translation is MPDKELQGLAFCGETFPPRNVSIVIEEGVITDITDTAGPAKQWIIPSFFNAHTHIADTVAMDTPVAGRTISELVAPPNGLKHQILRRTSDDCLVRAMQETIAFMHATGTTGFAEFREGGPHGVDLFSRAGRPGISAVVFGRDGGEFIADGLGLSSAKNRESDLAAVERARAAGKKIAIHAGEVGAGDIDDAFALEPDLIIHATYFEDRHIRQAADENIPLVVCPRSNWILGGTGDASRPPVRKMLDAGCTLWLGTDNVMFVSPDMFAECAFLTTVYKTTPEETLRMATGGAALFGRSGILAVGEPADLICLDPGYADKWTQCPGLSLFSRLGSRAVRFVSE